tagcaaatggaattctatagtctctgcttaccctgatgggaaataggcgtaagtttatgtatgtaatcaaGACAAGTATCGCCGAGATAAGCAATTATCTCGTaattgttttttcttatttttattttttccgaaaCTGCGACCGTActgtttaccaactgcaaataagtttgtaatcgcaTTTTTTTTGGGATTGGACAACAAATTTACGATTTTCGGATTTTTTCCTTTACCTATAATACTTTCCTTCGTGGCTCATGATTCTACATGTTTGGGAAGTAAATGGCTATATCTTTCGTTTGTTTAATTTAGTAGCTTGATTTGCATACAGCTGCAAGAGACCGCGgatataagaaataataaatttgtaAGACGCGTTCCTGAAAAAAAAGTCTTCGATAGAAAAACGGACGGACAACAAACTGATGGTAAaagggttccgttttacctTTTGAAGTTCGAAACCGTTGCGTCACAGTCACAActacctacttttttagggTTCTGTAGTAAACTGGGAACTgtctaataaacattttaaattaaaggTATAACATGTACTGACGGAATTATTGTTGTTTCAGGAAGTAAACCGTAAAAATGAAAGGATAACAGTGTTGGAGAGAGAAAAGTCTGCATTGATACGCGAGCTTTTGCTTCAGAGGAACAAAGTCAAACTTATGGATAATTTCTCATAGataattggccccgattcctgcagacacctcctaattttattttaagttatacccgtcattttcttatcccccgaaaaggaaagggacggatgattgtcaacaagttaattataaaacgaatgaataacccgagcgaataaataGGTAAGATCGCTGGtattgtaatccgtttgacgtgctgtccacTTAACTctttcgggttattggctgatgtaaattttttagacgtatgttttagatttctgcttaaaattgacgtgtattccataaattttatgcctgtcgattacccgtccctttcttttccaacggataagaaaatgacaggtataacttcaaataaaattagatggcgtctgcaggaattagcaccaatgtatttgTGTAGTACCACAAATGTAAATCATCTGCACGGGTCAGTGACCTCTGTAATAATGTCACTCTTTGGAGCAATGTTTTGTTATAGAGTTCAATGATATAGCTATATTCTGCATTCTGCAAGTGATACAAGATAGAGCCTTTTGTGAAAGTTGTTTTAATATAAccactaataataaaaagtaaaaacacaaCACAAAGGTACAGATAAAGAAGTGTCATATTAGTAAAAGAATAAAGAATGTAAGTTACTTACAGGTGCTATAAAAATCTTGCCTGAGCAACAATTTGCCTCAATTCTGTCTTTAATTATAGCCATAAAGTGTGTAAgtgtaatataacataatctcaTATATTCGAACCTTCATAGACAAAATgtgtcaatacatttgcattaagaGTTTGCgtgaaaaaaataggtaatattgTTAATGTTATATGAGAATACTCCAATATACTTACTCAAAGCATAATATCCTAATATGCTTTGTAAAAATGTAGAATAGtgccatatatttttatacatagatgaatgctttttatattatttgtgtgcaatgaaagaattttattattttatttatacttttactTTATTAAACTAATGACATACTCTAATCTAatcatgttttatttatgaagttgtgtttttattgtaCAGTGAATAATCATACTCCCTGAATGGTACATCATAGGTAAGGTAGCCTTGGTCCCTGGCTCTTTCAATGGCCACCAGCAACTCTTTGTGCTTCTTTCGACACACTCCTGTATTGAAAGGTTCCAGAATCTgaagaaaacaataatataccTTAGTTGTAAATATGCTTACTAGCAACCATCTAAGTACATCATGGTATAGAAGAAAGATGTTGGAAGGACCAAGTGCGCGATacacgcgccatacaagtacaagcaagttcatacttcaactttgcacttcaCTCATCTCCAAACTTTATGACACATGGATgtgatagtatattaaaaggttgtCATGTGCATTATAACATacagggcaaaaaatcaaatatcaacTATCATGCAAGATGTTTACAAGATACAAGAGACTCCTAACAAATGAAACACTAAAAAACCttattggtcttcttcttctctcatgtgggttgtgaccaacctcatcaaccctggtggcagggttactattgagccgccaaaaaatggcatggcatgactcatgtaatgactacttacttacatcagtaagtattacctgggaccaacggcttaaggtgccttccgaagcacggattattttactttccgacaatcaggtgtaATAAAtgcagcctgtaatatcctaaccaaactaggtatcacaaagtaattACACCTTATTGGTAGTATCTTACGAAACATGATGGTAAAATTGCAGagtatcacataaaatatacattgccggtaaagtggttatggaatttgagaagctaATAGAGCTACTAATAGTAGTTCTCTGTttgtagtagtaaaagagattGGGGTTGAAACAGTgatagcggttctcatacaaaacgcACGTTAGGggctttccaacctctttcttctattccgtgatctatattaaatattatattttttaaactgaatATAACTCAATCTTCAAACAAATTAAGAATTATTTCAGTAGAGTACCTATCATCTTATTTCTGTGattttataatatacttttaaggattttttttcattttattaagaTTGTTTTCCTGTTGTGTCTGGAcatctgggccttacgaggtttatatataaatatatatatgtatatatatatatatatataattcatTTTCTTACCTGACCAGTGTATTCTGATATGAATTGTTGAAGTAACTTGGTATTCCTGTGATCTAGCACCAAATATTCATCTCTGCAGATCGGACAAGGATTACCGGTTGAAATAACTCCGTTCCTCACACACGATTTTCTGGTGTTCCTAGGAGCCACACCACCCTTGTGATTGCGTCTGTATAGAACCCATACAGGTTTTTCACCATAGGTTTCTTGATAGGCTTTACTATTCATGTACTTCATACTTGTTTCCACCGGAATTATTTTGGTTCTGTCTTTCGTAGGATCTACCACATTTTGCTCCTCTTCACCAGCAACTCCTTCAACTTGATTAGAATAAAacctaatgctcctgatatCTACTAAAGCTATTCGCCGAATTAACGAACCAATATTACTAGATAGAGCCATTTTAGTATAGCTTTAATTTGGAAATCGAACTTTACTCGAGCTCCAGTcacataaacattttatatttttttaatctaaccTCAATTCAAGAGCGACGTAGTGATCTCGAACGTCAAAGGCGAATTCGGTAGAGTTGCCCCCAAAAATTTCGGTTGATTATTAATTTGTACACAAAATCGGTAGATAAAAAATCTATAAGATTAATGGCCTTATTTTATTAACATGataacttattttctttttgaatgTACCGTACCcggtattttgaaaaaaaacataattaaaaagaaaatcggGTCGGGTAGATTAGTACCTATATAAAGGACCAAGTATTTGATTGTCCCTCCTGTGTCCCTCTATACTCTTGTGCGTTTATTGGTTAGTTGCCTGTCACTGTCAAACATGACAAATTCCCATATGTGATAATTGGATAATCCCAATACTTTTGAAATTAACCGACTAGTCAGTTGCTTTGGTCGGTTGATCTACTTgatctttattatattaattaatgatATTAATTCGTTGGCTTGAACCCAGTTGTGACTAAATTGTGTGTTCAAGAATTTCTTAATGATGGCTGAAACAAATGGAGAAgcatatattatgtaagttagtTTTGCTTTGTATGTTTTGTGCGCAGCGCATATTGCCGTTGCGAAGAAAAACGTATCTCTTGTGTcaactttaaaaacttaataattcGAATTATTGTATGTTTACACCCATATGTTGCGCGTTGAAGTGGTAACCAGCATCATTTTTGCGTGATAACAGGTAGTTAACAAGCAAACTGGATCAACATTCTGAAACACCATCATCTCTCTATTCTAAAGTGATTACTGTTATTGATGCTGTTATATTTGAATATGGTTACACTTTAACCTCCACTacctttttttattctttatggGTATGTTTAATAAATCTGCCCCTATGTGTTGGATCAACTAATTAGATCTAATGTGTTttgtttatacttattatttctgAAATGTTTCATTAACTTGGTTGAATTGAAAGATAAGGATACACTGACCATGACCCTATGCCATTATttgagaaaatattttatatgctTATTGTAATGTTTAATGTAAGCCtacataaaaatttaatttaataggtaCTATGAATAAGGTGGCATACAATCAGCAATGCAAGTACACAAGTCATGATAGATAGTGCATACCTACTTTGaagattatttatattttttatgatgcaattaataaattgtttttaggTGAGATTAATCGTcttttaatgtacttaaatgtaaataattaatctgatcaataaattaaatttaatgaatgtaggtaggtactcaggCCTGAAATATTTATTAGCATAAGAGAAGTCATCAAGTCATTTAACATGCTATGTTTAAACAGGTTAACATTTATAGGTAGTTAGGTATGTTgggaggtaggtaggtatatggattaaataaaaatcagaaatataagtaggtaataaaattgtcccttatcaccataaggttcatcatatccatcttaggactttgtatcaacagtggctgcaagttgtctttaattacttgtggctctgcccaccccatttgggattacgggcgtgagtttatgtatgtatgtatgtaataaaattgtCATTCATACCTACTTGTGGTAAATATCtactgtaggtacctacctactatccaTAATTGGAAATCAATGGCACAAtctgaagtaaataaaatgtggGAGACAAGACAATGAAGCtagtacctaggtacctaatataattatattaatatagatatgtatatattttaattaaattcgcaaccaagatttttgaaaattcagtCCCCAGATTGTTCCTAAAACTCCTCAGTgtgtctctctttatttaaattgcttAAATATTCCTTTTgcagaaatagaaaaatatacctatttagagtagtgataataataatatagagagCTGTTTGATAAAGCCAGAGTAATTTGGGTTTTTTACTTTAATTGGCAGTTATTGTTCATCATGAGCATGACTAATTTGTCGGTGTAGGTGTGAAATCCCTGAAAATTTCTTTGACACACTAGTTATTTTTTACACTTTTAAAAACACGCTTAAAGGTTTTAAAAGCACATTAGGATTCTTCCGAATCatacgcgctgtcagaatttttcGTTTAgtattatgaaattataaacACTATTACAGAAGTGATAAGGTTGATTTTGTTTCGTTTATTTTGGAAAAATGGTGCGTAATGTCACTGCACACCGGGTAACATCTAAACGCGCCAAATTTTAATACTTCAatcaacaaaagaaaaaataatacaatgcgTACGATTCGGAATAATCCTATGTGCGTTCAGCAATAAAGCCAtgataaaaacaacataactaAAGTTCATTAGTTAACTTTGTGTAGTGCAGGAAGTAACACATAAATCGAAAATTTAGAACAGCAGCTAATGGCGCCACCACTTCTATTTCGGTGTATTGTGCCGATGCCTCGGCCAGCATCCGTCCTCCCTCTGTCCTCCTCTAACACGCCGTTTTCCCCTCTTTGATCCCTATTCTCGTGAATGAAGCGTCAATATGTAGGTACTGTCTACCTCGTTCGGCGGGCGGCGGACACTCCCGAATCCCACACGAAGTCCCGTCCTATATTCGTTAGTCGAGAGCATGGAATCATCTCGTATACACACTGTGCACTTACCAAAACAATACTACGTCATTTACTCATtacaaatttgtttatttacgtttttgtttTAACGTACACGGGTAGAAATAAGTGTTTATTTGTCATATTAACCCTaattacttaatgatgtaaattATACATAAGTGAACTAAATAAATTCTCGTTATCTATCAATAGTTGTCGAGTACGTGGTTAAGTCAGTGCTCTTTTGATCTTGCCTGTGTCGTGGTACTTGTTTTTTAAATGCGTGTTGATTAATATTAGTGCTGTCTCGTTAGTTTTATTTGcttctttaaatttataaatatggcAACGCTGCCGCGGATGCACGGTTCGAAACACGGAAGTGCTATATCTTCGCCGTTTAGGTAAGTGATTTAAAATGTTACTACCTACGTTATTTATGGTTAAAATGTCAGCTAGAACCATTAAACTCGAACGGTAttaactttaataaataaatacctacacatGTGGGTATAAATAGtatatataaatgtataaaaatacaatGCAGTAACACGCAAaatcatacaagtaggtacctaaagagGATATTTTGTATGTTAAACTATTCAATAAATGTCACAATTGttaatatgtagtattatttcgTGTGACAGTGTCATAATTTTCCGCATCTATTTTAAGAACTCTGTGTCtactaggtatacctacctatttgtcAATCAGTTCCCCACTGCATCAGGTGTTGCCAGATTCAGGGAGATAAGTAAGCTTGGAAAGAAAATACTTGTTTACAGGTTAAATAATGAAAAAGTAACCCGTAAATTAAATACCCAAAACTGTCTCAACTCGAGAACTGTATTCTCCACAATGTTAACATACTAGTGATTTGGGCACTACATAAAAAGCGCGCGTAATTTTAAATCAAACTGCACAATTCACTTAACGCATGCTCATAGGTAATTCTTTTTGTTTGCAGTACCAGTCCACGAAAACTTCAAGAAATGTCTCTTCCAAATACAGAAGGCCATGGTAAGAAATCAGGATACAATCAATAACTTTAAGCAACTAGATACAAAAAATTCTAGTACTTAGTTAAAGTCGTTGTAACGTCTAATAATTTCCATATTTGTTAACAACAGATGTAACAGCAGCCAGTGGAGTTAGTATGAAACAGTACGAAGATCAGCTTAATTCACTGCGCAAAGAAAACTTCCATTTGAAATTGAGGATATATTTTCTGGAAGAGAAGCTAGGTACCGGAGCACCGCCAGCAGTACAAGTTAGTAGCTTTACATAGTGTTAAATAAGATCCCATAAAAGTGAACTGTTTGAAGGCAGTAATAATAAAGCCGTTAAACTAAGGGTATCTAAGCATTTTTTCGCTCCAGTGCTCTTGTCGCGCAATTATATCATCGGCCCATCCCAAATGATTTCAGGGTTTACTCGAGCATAACGTTCGACTTCAAGTCGAAGTTGAGGAACTAAGGAGACAGCTGACTGACAAACAGGAGTTACTGGCCGCAGCTGCAGAAGCTATTGACGTCTTAGAACAACAGGTTATATTCCCATCCCTGTTTGTATTTCttcgtttttttaaattaaatcgaACCTGATatacgtattttatttacagggatCTATTTCCAATGATAGTGTCGACGCATCACTGAACAACAGCATGCCTGTGAAAAAAGATGTCAAAGATGTATGTACTACTAAGACTTTATTATAACGTCCTTATTAAGACCTTCATTTAAACGGAATGAATTTGTTTTAGGAAAAAAGAAACGTAGACGATACGTGCGCAGAGTCGGAGTCAGCTGGGTAAGCTTACTAAATACCTATTCGACTATGACAAACTTTACCTTACTACAACCGCTAATCCCTTGCTTGTTTTTTATACTGTTATTTTTCCAAATATACATGTTTTAATTTCCTTACAGGGATTATCTAGCTGTAACTGTCAACAATGATGATTTGGTACGTAAAttagtatttatataaaatacattattttgttttattactatGTTTAACGAATTTATTACTCGTTCAGGATGAACTTGCAAGACTGAGGAGAGAAAACCGAAAAGCTCTGCAAATGATTAAAGGGTGCATGAAAAAGATACAACAacaagataaagaaataaaaaagttgaAACTGGTTAGTAGTATTtactaattatattatatattatcacCTTTTTGTGTACCTATTACGCATAGTAACGTCAATATAATTTCAGAATAAGGAATTAGTTTACGCGCATGTTAGTGACTCTCAGTTGGAAAAGTATGAAGAAATATTGAAATGTAAAGATGAGCACATTAAGGATTTGGAAAACAAAGTCAGGGAACTTCAAAAAAGCGTCGAAAATATACACACTCATGATACGACTGGGTAAGGATTcgatttaaaattacttaagtatttcccctgtgattattttaaaaagttatataaaaCAATTCTTATTTTAGGAACCTTCAGCAGTTATTAACTCGGCGATTGCAGGGATTGGCTTATTTCCTGGATAAATTACTGTCACACAAGTAAGTTAGTTACCTACTACAATTAAAATCTGTATTATCAGAGTTCTCTAGATAgtacgaattcaaattcaaaaatatctttattcagtaggtatgacattaaaataatgattacattaaaataattatttgttgatatttttaGATGTGTTCTTGGCGAAGACAAGAAAAAACTAGCAGAGAGTATATTGGAACAAAGTTTAGCTTTGCCTGTGGGATTAAAATTGGATGAATCTATGGCGCCCGAAGAGTTTACAATGGAGGAAAGCAATCTAGACATCTCGCAATCATTGAGGATGGAAGATTTGACAATGATGTTTGGACATCACATGTTATGCAGTGATGATACCAATAAAAATTCGCCGAAACGGTCCTTAAGACATTATCCACAGGCAGATTTGATGTCAGAGTCCGAGTGCTGGTCAGAACCTGACAGGAATGTATCACTTGCTCGAGTTGGATTGTGCGACACGGGATTGGCGATTCGTGAGTCTGTTTCCGATAGTAATCGTTACCGGTCACGACGATCTAAAGTGTCATTTGGGTCTCGTTCTGAAGACAACAAAGCAAGCAACGATGGTGCTTTGCTCGATGAAATAACTGAACTTACCAAACGTACTGAAGAATTAGAGGACGAAAGGAATGATTTGAGCAGTAAACTAGATTTTGCTATGACACAAATTAAAGATCTTATTACGGAAAAAGATGAATTAAAGGTTGTCATAGCAGCAGAACGTTCAAGCCTCTCGGAATCGAACAAAAAATTGGAAATTATGAAGACCACTATTGCAAATTTAGAGTCTAGAATAAAAGATGTTGAACAGCAACTAACAGAAGCACATCAAGTTACAGAAAAATTGCGATCAGAAAGACAAGAGTTAGAATCAACGTTTTTGGAAACAGAACGATCGTTAAGACGTGCTGCTGATGAAGCTACAGTTCAAGCATCACAAGCCGCGTTAGAAAGAGCTCGAGCGCAACATGACAGACTTCGCATTGAAAGAGAACTGGAAGAGACACGAGATAAATTAAACACGGTCACGGAAACTAACGCACAGCTGGAAATGGAAGTTGCTCGAAATGTGGCTTTACAAGTTGAGAATAAAATTGTAGCTGTACACGAAGGTCTTGTATCAGAAGAAGACAGACCAACTTCACCAGACCAAGGCATTGATAGTGACAGACTGTCTAGCCTTGAACAAAATGACGCTGTTGCTTTATCACCACGTAAGCATGCCATTTTCTATTATGAACAAATAGTAAAGTATCTTACTCGCGTTGATATCGGGATGATATTTCGACAAAATTGTGGGGGTCCTGAGTAAAACTCAGATTgagtaaaatacaaaataattgaaaaaatgtgtttttcaagTCTGTTTATTAACaggaacattattttatttccagGTTCATTATACGAAGAAAACGTTACATTAAAACAAAAGCTCGCAAGAACAAAAGCTACACTAGCAGATACCCTCGCGCAGTTGAATGCGGCTAATATGAGGAAGAGAAGTGTGCAGCGCGCTATTTGCCGCGAAATTCATAAAACTCAAGGTGTTCTACGTAAAGCTCGCGATCAGCTTGAGaatcaaaacaattaaaattgtTTAGGTATATTTCATTATACCTACTAATTCAATAAATGGTCCTTTTAGGCACCTACAACTTACTGAATAGTTTAAGCAAGAATTTAATGGACTACTATTACGTGTTCATTACTGTGATTTGACATAGTGTAGGATTTGCTAATCTTTTTTaatcttttgtttaatttgGTATGCAATCAGTTTAACCATAACCAGTCCATTTATGTTAACTTGTAtaatagtattaataataattttacattaaagTATGAATTAAACGTTggcttcttatttattttttatgtaggatttattattttttcctttgctTAAAACAAACAAggtgaaataaaagtataaaataaatagcgGGAAATCAAATCGCTTTTAATTACACTCGCAAGAAAAAGTCTGTATGTATAAGATCTAAAAGATGCAAACTGCTTACGAATATAATTTACAAACTCCAAATTACGAGACGTTAGGCTACATCATAGCTGCTGCGAATCTTAAGGATAAGCATGATAGATCAGCTCCGTCGCACTTTCATTGGAAAATTCTAAAATGCAGGTAACCGTCCGTACCGTGcctatttataaatacatttccaatgttttatttcataataataatagaattttGTGTTTTTCGTTTAGGATGATTATTTTTTCCAATTCATCCATATTGGCGTGTCCAGATAAGAGTGATGTGAAACGAGTTCATATTATTTTCAACAAAATTGGGGATGACTTTGACAAACTCAATTcattgtttttaaagttttctcTCGTGCAAGTAAGTGCATAGCTAACAACTTTGTGGTCAATaagaattttcaaaatatatttataccgATAAGAAAATATCCGTACATAACCTTCGGCTTCCTTAAATATAATTGTACCTACTCAGGAGGGCGCAATACGACAGGTAACATCGGAAAAATTTCAAGCAAGCTTACATTATACAATCACTGCGAAATTAGCTCCACACTGGAATGTTTTAGGACATGAATATCTCATCAATAACAGAAATTTTCTAACAAGCAATGAGCCTCAGGATGGAGTCAAATTTAACGTTTTTATTAaaggtgattttttttaattattctttgAATAGATTTGATGTGATAAGCTTTCGTAAAATATATGTTTTGTACTTTtgagtttatatattttaaaccttCGAGTTTTcttgaaaacaaacaaaatgttCACAGATCAAGTGATATCGATAAATCTCAAACCAGTAAAAATACATATAATGCGATCAGACGAAGATTTTCGCCCTGGCGAATGTATAAGAGTCCTGCCGAGGTAAGTTAATAATATAGGTTTATTTTTTCTGTCCGTTGAGAGGTAGAAGACCAACCTtagcaactctggtgtcagtcTGGTGGGTGGTGATTATTGAGCCCGGCCGGCCGTAGCCAATGGCTTAATGTgtcgtccgaagcacggaatcatttcaTATTATgtggcagtctcacaaagtgatttacgTTACACGTTTCCTCGTCGGGACTCCAACCAAAGTCAACCAAAGACCACAGACGAAGGATAGCTGTCTGTCGGTCTTTTTATATAAGATACACTTCGCCGAGTGTGCgcgggaacttcacgagttaattctaCACACACCTAGTCGgcgggcatttcatccttatacGTATTGTGGATGGgtatataccaccaatccgcactaaacattTTGCCACTGCCTTTTTGATGtgaacagcgaaggattggaactgttTGCCGTCGTCTGATTTTttaactcgttataatctgggagtttcaaggctagagtgaataggcgtttgctaggtaagcgtaataccctagaccacatcgtcacttaccatcaggtgaaaaTATGGTAAAACGCGATACTTactgttatttaaaaataaatcggacccaggacctccggatcgtgagtctaacgatcaaccactgtggaccacggaggcacgtTACATATTTAGTTAAACCGTAGAGACGTGATGTGTCTCATTTATTTGTAAAGGTTGTAGGTAGATATGACGGCTACCTacccatagaataaggaataatactccgACCTAACTTTATTTTCTGTTTACACTACATCACCGATAACGGTTCTTAGATACCCAATTGAAGTAGGGAAAATTATGTTtacttctattttctttttctagctTATTTAAAGCCACTGTTAGTGACGTGTATGAAAGCCTTCCCGAGTCAGGCAACTTCAGGACATACAAAGATTTGCGTCGccattggaaaaatattgtaagttatttttttaaatcctgTTATACCTTGTCGTTGTGAAGGATTCGAAAACAAGTAAGTTTAATAGTCATACTtaatcataacataaaaacCTACCTATTACatagacgtcccactgctgggcacgggcttTCACTCAATCAACCATTAACAAGGgttattattaacaataatttaaTCGATAATACAAAGTAAAGCTTAGTAAGTCGCTAAGGCGGCCTTACCGCTAATAGCGATAGCCGTGTTACCTACTATTTCGTAAAATCTGTTACAGTAACTAAACGGTGCATTATCTATCATAGATTACTTAATAGCATATAAGTAAATGAAGACGGTTAAtagttaataagtacttaactatatatatacattacttAACTATGGCATTGTTTTCTTCATAGCATGGATACCGTTTACCCGAAGAAGAAGGGTTGTACTGCACCATTCAGT
This portion of the Pectinophora gossypiella chromosome 1, ilPecGoss1.1, whole genome shotgun sequence genome encodes:
- the LOC126366023 gene encoding 28S ribosomal protein S18b, mitochondrial; translated protein: MALSSNIGSLIRRIALVDIRSIRFYSNQVEGVAGEEEQNVVDPTKDRTKIIPVETSMKYMNSKAYQETYGEKPVWVLYRRNHKGGVAPRNTRKSCVRNGVISTGNPCPICRDEYLVLDHRNTKLLQQFISEYTGQILEPFNTGVCRKKHKELLVAIERARDQGYLTYDVPFREYDYSLYNKNTTS
- the LOC126382090 gene encoding centrosomin isoform X2, yielding MMAETNGEAYIITSPRKLQEMSLPNTEGHDVTAASGVSMKQYEDQLNSLRKENFHLKLRIYFLEEKLGTGAPPAVQGLLEHNVRLQVEVEELRRQLTDKQELLAAAAEAIDVLEQQGSISNDSVDASLNNSMPVKKDVKDEKRNVDDTCAESESAGDYLAVTVNNDDLDELARLRRENRKALQMIKGCMKKIQQQDKEIKKLKLNKELVYAHVSDSQLEKYEEILKCKDEHIKDLENKVRELQKSVENIHTHDTTGNLQQLLTRRLQGLAYFLDKLLSHKCVLGEDKKKLAESILEQSLALPVGLKLDESMAPEEFTMEESNLDISQSLRMEDLTMMFGHHMLCSDDTNKNSPKRSLRHYPQADLMSESECWSEPDRNVSLARVGLCDTGLAIRESVSDSNRYRSRRSKVSFGSRSEDNKASNDGALLDEITELTKRTEELEDERNDLSSKLDFAMTQIKDLITEKDELKVVIAAERSSLSESNKKLEIMKTTIANLESRIKDVEQQLTEAHQVTEKLRSERQELESTFLETERSLRRAADEATVQASQAALERARAQHDRLRIERELEETRDKLNTVTETNAQLEMEVARNVALQVENKIVAVHEGLVSEEDRPTSPDQGIDSDRLSSLEQNDAVALSPRSLYEENVTLKQKLARTKATLADTLAQLNAANMRKRSVQRAICREIHKTQGVLRKARDQLENQNN
- the LOC126382090 gene encoding centrosomin isoform X1 → MATLPRMHGSKHGSAISSPFSTSPRKLQEMSLPNTEGHDVTAASGVSMKQYEDQLNSLRKENFHLKLRIYFLEEKLGTGAPPAVQGLLEHNVRLQVEVEELRRQLTDKQELLAAAAEAIDVLEQQGSISNDSVDASLNNSMPVKKDVKDEKRNVDDTCAESESAGDYLAVTVNNDDLDELARLRRENRKALQMIKGCMKKIQQQDKEIKKLKLNKELVYAHVSDSQLEKYEEILKCKDEHIKDLENKVRELQKSVENIHTHDTTGNLQQLLTRRLQGLAYFLDKLLSHKCVLGEDKKKLAESILEQSLALPVGLKLDESMAPEEFTMEESNLDISQSLRMEDLTMMFGHHMLCSDDTNKNSPKRSLRHYPQADLMSESECWSEPDRNVSLARVGLCDTGLAIRESVSDSNRYRSRRSKVSFGSRSEDNKASNDGALLDEITELTKRTEELEDERNDLSSKLDFAMTQIKDLITEKDELKVVIAAERSSLSESNKKLEIMKTTIANLESRIKDVEQQLTEAHQVTEKLRSERQELESTFLETERSLRRAADEATVQASQAALERARAQHDRLRIERELEETRDKLNTVTETNAQLEMEVARNVALQVENKIVAVHEGLVSEEDRPTSPDQGIDSDRLSSLEQNDAVALSPRSLYEENVTLKQKLARTKATLADTLAQLNAANMRKRSVQRAICREIHKTQGVLRKARDQLENQNN
- the LOC126382417 gene encoding uncharacterized protein C18orf63-like, with amino-acid sequence MQTAYEYNLQTPNYETLGYIIAAANLKDKHDRSAPSHFHWKILKCRMIIFSNSSILACPDKSDVKRVHIIFNKIGDDFDKLNSLFLKFSLVQEGAIRQVTSEKFQASLHYTITAKLAPHWNVLGHEYLINNRNFLTSNEPQDGVKFNVFIKDQVISINLKPVKIHIMRSDEDFRPGECIRVLPSLFKATVSDVYESLPESGNFRTYKDLRRHWKNIHGYRLPEEEGLYCTIQFWRGEPLLYPKICVVRHFPIITPIPKTEENAVLAKFLSCLNSKMSSMLGMPLSIVQPSYDDVRKQFNERFDDTQAVSLCTPTQHVGSSRL